From the genome of Glycine max cultivar Williams 82 chromosome 2, Glycine_max_v4.0, whole genome shotgun sequence, one region includes:
- the LOC113000145 gene encoding uncharacterized protein, producing the protein MGNCLRRQSRIGYSTDDDEDWEDFRAAAAASGGVKKSTREVKIKITKKQLVELVGKVEVKELRMEQVLAHLMNHSLQRPWRPALQSIPEDH; encoded by the coding sequence ATGGGCAATTGCTTGAGGCGCCAATCGCGGATCGGATACTCCACCGACGACGATGAGGACTGGGAGGATTTTCGGGCGGCGGCGGCGGCAAGCGGTGGTGTTAAGAAATCGACGAGAGAGGTGAAAATTAAGATAACGAAGAAGCAGTTGGTGGAGTTGGTTGGTAAAGTTGAGGTAAAGGAGTTGAGAATGGAACAGGTTTTGGCACACTTGATGAATCACTCTCTTCAACGTCCATGGAGGCCTGCTCTTCAAAGCATTCCAGAAGATCATTAA
- the LOC100793701 gene encoding OVARIAN TUMOR DOMAIN-containing deubiquitinating enzyme 2 isoform X2, producing the protein MEGVILRRVIPSDNSCLFNAVGYVMDHDKKKAAELRQVIAATVASDPQKYCEAFLGKPNAEYCNWILDSEKWGGAIELSILADYYGREIAAYDIQTTRCDLYGQESNYSERVMLIYDGLHYDALVMSPFEEAPEEFDQTIFAVQKNRSIGPVEGLALTFVKDQQRRQWSMHKQLVMLTSKSTDNALR; encoded by the exons ATGGAAGGTGTTATTCTGAGAAGGGTCATTCCTTCGGATAACAGTTGCCTCTTCAATGCAGTTGG ATATGTTATGGATCATGACAAAAAGAAAGCTGCTGAGTTGAGACAG GTTATAGCAGCAACAGTAGCAAGTGATCCACAGAAATATTGTGAAGCATTTCTTGGGAAGCCAAACGCTGAGTATTGTAACTGGATTCTTGACTCGGAGAAGTGGGGAG GTGCAATTGAACTTTCAATATTAGCAGATTATTATGGACGTGAAATTGCAGCATATGATATCCAAACAACTCGATGTGATTTGTATGGTCAG GAAAGTAACTATTCTGAAAGAGTGATGCTGATTTATGATGGTCTCCACTACGATGCATTAGTG ATGTCTCCCTTTGAGGAAGCTCCTGAGGAGTTTGATCAGACCATATTTGCTGTACAGAAAAACAGAAGCATTGGACCTGTTGAGGGGCTTGCTCTAACTTTTGTGAAGGACCAGCAGAG GAGGCAGTGGAGCATGCACAAGCAACTGGTCATGTTAACTTCCAAGAGTACAGATAATGCACTCCGTTGA
- the LOC100793701 gene encoding OVARIAN TUMOR DOMAIN-containing deubiquitinating enzyme 2 isoform X1, with protein MEGVILRRVIPSDNSCLFNAVGYVMDHDKKKAAELRQVIAATVASDPQKYCEAFLGKPNAEYCNWILDSEKWGGAIELSILADYYGREIAAYDIQTTRCDLYGQESNYSERVMLIYDGLHYDALVMSPFEEAPEEFDQTIFAVQKNRSIGPVEGLALTFVKDQQRKRSYTDTSNFTLRCGVCQIGVIGEKEAVEHAQATGHVNFQEYR; from the exons ATGGAAGGTGTTATTCTGAGAAGGGTCATTCCTTCGGATAACAGTTGCCTCTTCAATGCAGTTGG ATATGTTATGGATCATGACAAAAAGAAAGCTGCTGAGTTGAGACAG GTTATAGCAGCAACAGTAGCAAGTGATCCACAGAAATATTGTGAAGCATTTCTTGGGAAGCCAAACGCTGAGTATTGTAACTGGATTCTTGACTCGGAGAAGTGGGGAG GTGCAATTGAACTTTCAATATTAGCAGATTATTATGGACGTGAAATTGCAGCATATGATATCCAAACAACTCGATGTGATTTGTATGGTCAG GAAAGTAACTATTCTGAAAGAGTGATGCTGATTTATGATGGTCTCCACTACGATGCATTAGTG ATGTCTCCCTTTGAGGAAGCTCCTGAGGAGTTTGATCAGACCATATTTGCTGTACAGAAAAACAGAAGCATTGGACCTGTTGAGGGGCTTGCTCTAACTTTTGTGAAGGACCAGCAGAG GAAACGGAGTTACACTGACACATCCAACTTCACTCTCCGCTGTGGGGTATGCCAAATTGGAGTAATTGGTGAGAAG GAGGCAGTGGAGCATGCACAAGCAACTGGTCATGTTAACTTCCAAGAGTACAGATAA
- the LOC100527559 gene encoding RidA-like protein has product MASWCGARSFQIPAMEDSALRNRASLAAGVGCLSVAGTSFWRSSSSPKRSLPFTCLSISSDTRIKESVQTEGAPAALGPYSQAIKSNNLIFVSGVLGLVPETGKFVSDDVEDQTEQLLKNMGEILKAGGASYSSVVKTTIMLADLKDFKKVNEIYAKYFPSPFPARSTYQVAALPLDAKIEIECIATI; this is encoded by the exons atggcgtCGTGGTGCGGTGCTCGGAGCTTCCAGATTCCGGCGATGGAAGACAGCGCACTGCGCAACCGTGCTTCATTGGCCGCCGGAGTAGGGTGTTTGTCGGTGGCCGGCACCTCCTTCTGGCGCTCCTCTTCGTCACCGAAGCGCTCTTTGCCATTCACATGCTTGAGCATTTCTTCCGATACTC GTATTAAGGAAAGTGTTCAAACTGAAGGTGCACCTGCGGCTTTGGGACCATATTCTCAAGCAATCAAAtccaacaaccttatttttgtGTCTGGTGTTCTTGGCCTTGTTCCCGAG ACAGGGAAGTTCGTATCTGATGATGTTGAAGACCAAACTGAACAG CTTCTTAAAAACATGGGGGAAATTCTTAAAGCCGGTGGTGCTAGCTACTCGTCCGTTGTTAAGACAACAATTAT GTTGGCTGACTTGAAGGACTTTAAGAAGGTCAATGAGATCTATGCTAAAT ACTTCCCTTCACCTTTCCCTGCTCGTTCAACTTATCAAGTAGCTGCATTGCCATTGGATGCCAAGATTGAAATTGAGTGCATAGCAACTATATAA